Proteins encoded by one window of Caldicellulosiruptoraceae bacterium PP1:
- a CDS encoding ATP-binding cassette domain-containing protein, with product MGIVISENLTKKFKDKFAVNNLSFILEEGKIYGILGKNGAGKSTLLKLLVGLYFPNSGSIKVFGKQPEAGDKRIGYLSENLAAYFNLSAYDNVGIVSKMSGIKMNKNQIYNILEEVNLENFAHKKVSDFSLGMKSVYN from the coding sequence TTGGGAATTGTAATATCAGAAAATCTTACAAAAAAATTTAAAGATAAATTTGCAGTTAATAACCTAAGTTTTATTTTAGAAGAAGGCAAAATATATGGTATATTAGGGAAAAATGGAGCAGGTAAATCAACTTTATTAAAGTTATTGGTAGGTTTATATTTCCCTAACAGTGGTTCAATTAAAGTTTTTGGAAAACAGCCAGAAGCAGGTGATAAAAGAATAGGGTATCTGTCTGAAAATCTTGCAGCATATTTTAATTTGAGTGCTTATGATAATGTTGGTATTGTTTCTAAAATGTCAGGTATTAAAATGAACAAAAACCAGATATATAATATATTAGAAGAAGTTAACTTAGAAAATTTTGCTCATAAAAAAGTAAGTGATTTTTCATTAGGTATGAAAAGCGTTTACAATTAG